The DNA region AGCCCGGTATCGAGCGGGATGCCTTCCTGGAAGAACTGGGCCGTAGTAAAGAGCTGCCTTCCATCGAAAAACTGGAGCGCTTGTGGTTCGAGCTGCAACGCGAGATGACCGAAACAGGTCGCGTCGTTGCCTTTGAAACCGAGGTCGTCAATGCCGACGGTACCAAAGAGCCTCGTGACGTTGTTCGCGTTGGCGCCTTCACCGCTGTGTCTGACGGCAAATACTTGGTGTGGGAAGCCGACACCCAGCAGCTCGTGGAGTTGGAGCGTCAGCCCCCTGGCCGCTTTGGTTCAATGGCAGCTGATTTAGAAGATACCGACACTGGGGTAAGCCGCATTGCGCTTGACCCCACGCGTGGGGCCTTGCTGTCCGTGTTGGTGCGCGCACCAAGCTTGGGCGAGCGCATCCAGCAAGGTGGTCTGGTTGGCTACGTGATCCTCAGCATTGGTCTGGTTGGTTTGCTCATGGCTTTGGAGAGGGCAGTGTCGCTGACGCTGACCGGCTCGGCCATGTCCAAGCAGCGCAACGAAGCTGCGCGTGACGACAACCCATTGGGTCGTGTCTTGATGGCCTTCGAAAAGGATAAGAGTGCGGATCTTGAAACCGTCGAGTCGCGCTTGGACGAGGCAATCATCAAGGAAACGCCAGACCTCGAGAAGCGCCTGCCTGCCTTGAAGATCTTTGCTGCTGTCGCGCCTCTGCTGGGTCTGCTCGGAACTGTGACTGGGATGATTCAAACCTTCCAGTCCATCACTCTGTTCGGTACGGGTGATCCTAAGTTGATGGCGGGTGGTATTTCGCAAGCCTTGATCACCACCGTGCTTGGCTTGGTCGTCTCTATTCCTTTGGTGATGCTGCATCAATGGCTAGCCGGTCGTAGTCGCTCGTTGGTTCAGATCTTGGAAGAGGAATCAGCAGGCCTGGTGGCCGAGCGGACGGGTTCCGCCAAGGCTTAAGACGTGGAAGTCTTTATCGCAATCCGAGACTTCCTGGAAACGGGTGGCTCGGTCCTCTGGCTGATTCTCGCTGTCGCAGTACTGCTGTGGGCGCTCATTATTGAGCGCCTCATGTACTACCGCCGGGAGTACCCCAAGCTGGCGCAACAGGTTGTTGAGACCTGGCGCAAGCGGGGTGACTACCACAGTTGGGGTGCAAAGCGGCGACGCGAGGCATTGGTCAGCGAAGTGAATAGAACGCTGAAACAGTCCACTGGATTGATCAAGACCATTATTGCGCTGTGCCCGATGATGGGCCTGCTCGGTACTGTTACCGGCATGGTGCAAGTTTTTGACGTGATGGCTGTACTTGGCACCGGCAACGCTCGCGCGATGGCTGCGGGCGTGTCCAAAGCAACATTGCCCACGATGGCGGGCATGGTGGTCGCCTTGTCTGGTCTGTACTTCAGCTCCCATTTTGAACAGGTTGTGCGACGCGAAACCGAGTATCTCAACGATGAGCTCGGCGTCCATGACGACTCTACAGGTAACTAACTCATGCGACGCAGAAAACACGGCGCAACCGAGGAAGCCGAAATTGACATGACCCCGATGCTCGACATCGTGTTCATCATGTTGATCTTCTTTATCGTCACCACCAGCTTCGTCAAAGAGGCGGGTATTGATGTCAGTCGGCCGAATGCGAATACCGCAGAGAAGCAGGAGCGCGGCAACATCATGATTGCCATTCGCCCCAACGGCGACATCTGGATGGACAAGCGTAAGGTGGAATTGCGCGCCGTCCGTGCCAACACCGAGCGGCTACACGCAGAAAACCCGGAAGGGTCGGTGGTCATCATCGCTGACAAGGAATCGCAGACCGGCGTGTTAGTGCAGGTCATGGATCAGGTTCGGCTGGCAGGTGTGTACAACGTCTCCATTGCCGCCAGCAACAAGCAATAGCGGGCGGAGAACGTGATGAGACTCGTAGCCGCATTGGGCGGCGCTACCGTCGTAGCGCTGTTCTTGTTCTGGCTGATGCAGTACCTGGTGCTGGGTCAGGGCAAAGACGTGGACAAGAGCCCGGGGCTTGGTGGGGTGGACTTTGTCCGCTTAAAGCGGGATGACTCAGTAGAAACGCGTAAGCGTGAACTGCCGAAGAAGCCGCCGCCGCCGAAGAAGCCGCCGCCGCCACCGAAAATGAAGGTGGCGGAGACCACCAAGCCGCAGCCACAGCCGCAAGCTTTCGACGTGCCCAACGTGGATATGCCGGTGAGTGCGGGCAGCGGGCCCTTTTTGGGAAGCTACCAAAAAGGCTCGGACTTCCAGGGTGATGGTGAGCTGATCCCCTTGGTACGGATTGCACCGCAGTACCCGCGCAACGCTGCCCGGGACCGTATTCAAGGGTGGGTGAAACTGGAGTTCACCATTAATGAAGACGGCACGGTGTCCGACCCCAAAGTGGTTGACGCCAACCCACGGCGGGTCTTCGACTCAGCAGCGCGCCGCGCTATCCTGAAATGGAAGTTCAAGCCGCGTGTGGTGGACGGTAAAGCAGTGGCGCACCGTGCTACCCAGACCATTGAATTTAAACTCGCTCAAGACTAACGGAGGTCTGCAATGTTGATGTTACGTTTGCTTGCAGTGGCCTTGATCTGCTGGACGGGTTTAGTTCAGGCCCAAACTCTTTCTGAGTCGACCTATCGGCGGTTGACCCGGATTCATGAGCTGATCGGAGAAGAAGACTATCCAGAGGCGCTAAGCAAGCTGGATAGCCTACTGCCGTCGACCAAGTACAGTCCTTACGAAACCGCCATGGTGTACCAGACCTATGGCTTCGTATGGGCACAAAAGGGTGATTACCGCCAGGCGGCGGATTACTTCAAAAAAGCGATCAATCTGGAGGCTCTACCAGAGGCCCAGCTAGAGAGCATGAAGTACAGCCTGGGGCAGTTCCAGATTGCGGTCGAGGAATATCGTGAAGGCGTGATTACGCTGGAAGATTACATCGCCAACGCTAAAAACCCGGTACCCCCTGAGGCGCGAGTTCTACTGGCAACGGCTTATGCTCAGCTCAAGCGATATCGAAAGGCTTTGGTTCCGTTGACTCAGGCCATCCGCGAGTCTAAGGATCCTAAAGAGCAGTGGTATCAGCTCAAGCTGGCATTGCATTACGAGCAGGACGATTACAAGCGTTGTGCTGGAACCCTGCGCGATATGATCGGCTTGTTTCCGCTCAAAGAGAAGTACTGGAAGCAGCTCTCTGGCATGTTGCTGGAAATTAAGGAAGACGAGGAAGCTCTGGCGGTACTCGGCTTGGCCGAACGGCGTGGCTACTTGGATGAATCCAAAGAGCTGATCAATCTGGGGAATCTGTATCTGTATCTGGATATTCCCTACAAGGCCGCCAACATCGTCGATGATGGGCTGCGGAGTGGCGCGATCGAAGCCAGTGAGAAGCATTACGAGCTTCTTTCCAACGCCTGGGTGGGCGCCCGTGAAACCGCTAAGGCCATTGATGCGCTGGCGAAAGCGGTGCAGCTCACCGATGACGGGGAGCTCGCCCTGCGATTGGCATACCTGTATGTCGAGAAGGAAGACTGGGATAAGGTTCTCCCGACTTTGGCGAAGGCTCGTGATTTAGGCGTCGACAAGCCTGGGGAAGCCGCTATGCTCCAGGGTATTGCTGCCGCAGAGCTTGGCCGCTTTGATGAAGCCATCGAGGCCTTTCGCGCGGCTTCCAAATATGACAGCACGCGTGAGGATGCGCGGGCTTGGGCCAATCACGCATTAAGCCTGAAGGCT from Oceanococcus sp. HetDA_MAG_MS8 includes:
- a CDS encoding MotA/TolQ/ExbB proton channel family protein — protein: MLKQIVLAAALVFPVAAIAQTSQPDPLLQLLEQTKNARAAEKAENAQRERRFRERRDQQAAMLKEAKAELATQERRSEELLDEFEANDKKLAELEASLTLAVGQLGEMFGVVRQVAGDMRGIAQGSYVSSQPGIERDAFLEELGRSKELPSIEKLERLWFELQREMTETGRVVAFETEVVNADGTKEPRDVVRVGAFTAVSDGKYLVWEADTQQLVELERQPPGRFGSMAADLEDTDTGVSRIALDPTRGALLSVLVRAPSLGERIQQGGLVGYVILSIGLVGLLMALERAVSLTLTGSAMSKQRNEAARDDNPLGRVLMAFEKDKSADLETVESRLDEAIIKETPDLEKRLPALKIFAAVAPLLGLLGTVTGMIQTFQSITLFGTGDPKLMAGGISQALITTVLGLVVSIPLVMLHQWLAGRSRSLVQILEEESAGLVAERTGSAKA
- a CDS encoding MotA/TolQ/ExbB proton channel family protein, which produces MYYRREYPKLAQQVVETWRKRGDYHSWGAKRRREALVSEVNRTLKQSTGLIKTIIALCPMMGLLGTVTGMVQVFDVMAVLGTGNARAMAAGVSKATLPTMAGMVVALSGLYFSSHFEQVVRRETEYLNDELGVHDDSTGN
- a CDS encoding biopolymer transporter ExbD, yielding MRRRKHGATEEAEIDMTPMLDIVFIMLIFFIVTTSFVKEAGIDVSRPNANTAEKQERGNIMIAIRPNGDIWMDKRKVELRAVRANTERLHAENPEGSVVIIADKESQTGVLVQVMDQVRLAGVYNVSIAASNKQ
- a CDS encoding energy transducer TonB; amino-acid sequence: MRLVAALGGATVVALFLFWLMQYLVLGQGKDVDKSPGLGGVDFVRLKRDDSVETRKRELPKKPPPPKKPPPPPKMKVAETTKPQPQPQAFDVPNVDMPVSAGSGPFLGSYQKGSDFQGDGELIPLVRIAPQYPRNAARDRIQGWVKLEFTINEDGTVSDPKVVDANPRRVFDSAARRAILKWKFKPRVVDGKAVAHRATQTIEFKLAQD
- a CDS encoding tetratricopeptide repeat protein, with product MLMLRLLAVALICWTGLVQAQTLSESTYRRLTRIHELIGEEDYPEALSKLDSLLPSTKYSPYETAMVYQTYGFVWAQKGDYRQAADYFKKAINLEALPEAQLESMKYSLGQFQIAVEEYREGVITLEDYIANAKNPVPPEARVLLATAYAQLKRYRKALVPLTQAIRESKDPKEQWYQLKLALHYEQDDYKRCAGTLRDMIGLFPLKEKYWKQLSGMLLEIKEDEEALAVLGLAERRGYLDESKELINLGNLYLYLDIPYKAANIVDDGLRSGAIEASEKHYELLSNAWVGARETAKAIDALAKAVQLTDDGELALRLAYLYVEKEDWDKVLPTLAKARDLGVDKPGEAAMLQGIAAAELGRFDEAIEAFRAASKYDSTREDARAWANHALSLKAEQSLDEG